The window ACTCAAAAGGCCCCAAAACCACTAGGCCAGAAAggtaccaaagaaaaaaaaacagatcagCCCCATgaacaaggaaaggaaagacAACAAGGATCAACATATATTTTTACACAATCTTTTTTTATGGTGAAACATGGAATTAATTGAAGTAATATGATGAAGGATGATGGGTTTGAGTCCATAGTTCTGATGCTGGTGATAATTTGGATAGAAGACTGAAGATCAATCATGACAACCATATTAATCATGTTATTGCAGCCCTATAATGGAGAACTACAGATGTTTTcacccaatatatatatatatatttttgaagTGGGACATGGAATTAATTGAAGTGTTCAGTAATAGGAAGAGAATGGGGAAGAGataaataatattaattaattgatttattaAGATAATCAACTTTAAAAAAACATGTAGTTGGGTGGGTACTCACTCTAGTAGACCCATATGCCAACTACTTGGGAGAACATAAACTAGGCATTAGCTAACTGATCATTAACTACAAATTACAACATCAATAACCACAAAGGCCAAAATACAAAATAGGTTAAATTAAGAGTTCAAGCAccatttcaaacaaaaaagaatttgGGTTTTGGAGCTTCTAGCTGTTAGTGCAGGTAGGAATCATAAAGAATAATGGGCTAATATATAGTCTCTTCAAAGCTCAGACTAGTGGTTAAtacttccttggaggaagagaaagaagaggagagggggTTAAGGATTAGAAGGAATCAATAATGAGTTCTACACTTTTGTtttgaaagaaaagtggaaaaaGGGTTCCTAACAGCCGACATTTTTTAGGCTGTTTTTGTCTGAATACTTGTCTGGGATCAATGGAAACCATCATGATGGAGCATAAGAGAGTTATCTCTTGATCACAATAACTTGGGGCCACCTAATAATGACATTTCATTATTTTACCACTTACAATACATACATGCATGTTTCAAGATTTCCTAGTTAAGAATTTGAGAActcaaacagaaaaaaaatatatatatatataaatcacaACTTCTTGGTAAGAAATAGTTTATTTCTAAGTTGAAAAAAGGATTTATACTTTCAAGCATAATGAGAAGATGATCaaagatgagaagaaagaaaagagaaaggttGGGGAGAATGgttttataccaaaaaaaaaaaaaaaaaagagggttaaagaggaaagggagaaaacAAGAGGTTTCAGAGGTTGTTTCAGTTCAGTTCAAAGAACCTGTGTTGCCCATTTAGATTCCCAGAcaataataaattttatatcACATACCTTATTTGTGGATCTCTTCTACTCTGCTAGCTtggcttttattttcttcttctgggcCAACGAGGGTGGATTGAGAAGGAAACTAGCTAGCTTTAATGCtcaagctctttttttttttttaatccaaaaactATTCTCTGCCTCGAAAAGGAACTTGTTCAGAACAGTGCACGTGTAACCCAGTACCCAATGTTAATGTCTCCTCCTTCTCATGTACTCCTTCATTCATTCCTTCCATAAAGAACCCTAACTgtgaaaaataatgaaacccTAAGCCCATACCCTTGCATGTAAATTCCCTGCCATCTTCCTCCCCACTACTGAAAACCATCACTCACGGATGAACCCATCTCCCTGTCCAATGAACATTAACAATAATAAtaccaataataaaaaaataataataataaatgataATTTCATGGATAGTTTGGAAAGATTTAaatgggtttgaaaaaaaaaaaaaatttgggttcCTTTTCTGTTAAGATTTTCTTTCGTTTTTTCTTCTGTGAAGGGGGGAAGGGAGGTGGTGGAGTAGAATCATGCAAAATGGAAACTGAAGCAATTCAgacaaatttaaaaataatcTAAGACTGAGTAAAGAGAACAACATGGAAACACCAAACCGTCAATTTTTTGCAGAGCAAGAAGAATTATCAGACAAGTTACCAGAGCTGCaacaaaaatggaaagaaaagaaagaaagaaagaaagggatgaGAAAGTTagaaagagaaagcaaaaaaaaaaagcccatcattcttcttccttcttcttgctctcttgtTGTTGCCTTTTGCtgctcttcaattcttcttcttcttctatgctGTTAAATACTCATAAAACCAAAACTCAAGAAGAATTCCTTGATTTGTACAAGCTTCTTCAATCCACAGCCCATATGATATGAATCATTCGAAACAAAGATCTaacataaaagaagaaagaagaagaagaactaaaagAAAATCCCTTGGTCTCAAACAACCCAAATTCTCCTCCATCATCCCTAAATTTCTCAAAAGGCTTTCTTTTTGTGTTGTTAATAAGGAGGACGACCAGTTGCCCAATAAGCCTCAGCTGGTAATTGACTTGGATTGAGAAGGTTGGGTggtaaaccatgaaaaagaggTGTGTTTGGGTCTGGCATTaattgctgttgctgctgctgctgttgttgttgatCTATCATTCCCGATTCAAGGCCGTCCGGCATTGGAATCGGTGTCTCCTCATCTTCGAGCGGCAGCCGTTCATACGCGGCATTACCGAATGACGCCGCCATAATTACAACCGGTCCCGATGCCAAAAGTGCGCCGACAACGCCACCGCCGACTACCTGACCCTGTCCACCTGCTAGATATATAGTCAATCCAGTTGCTgctggtggtgctggtggtggcaGAAAAGAACCAGAAAGAGATAAGATTTCAAATCGACCATGTAATGTTACAACTGCACCTGGTGCAGCCGGTTGCCGGAGAGTGACATTAGTAACAGTACCACTACCACTTAGAATACAGACACCTCGCTGACGGCGGCGGGCGAATGTGGCGACGCTTTCGCCGATATCGCAACCGTTGGCAATCTCAATCACATGGCTTCTGAGAGCATTTGCACTGTCACGAGTTATGATGATTGGGGGTTTAGGTTTGTTCTTGGAACCTGCAGGTCTACCTCGAGGTCTTCTAGTCATCTCTCCTTCTCCACCTCCTACTCCAGTACTAAGGACCATTTCTCTTCCTTCATTGTTGTTGTCATCGTTGTTGTTGCCATTACTGTCAGCGCGATCGCGTTTCTTACCTTTGTTTAAGCCGCTGCTGCCGCTGTTTTCGTCTTCggaattttgttgttgttgttgttggtggtggtattggtgctgttgttgttgttgttgctgaagGTGAGGATGGGGATGGTGTAGATGGAGATTTCTAGTATGGAAAGGAGGGGGAAGTGAATGGCCATGTGCTGATGCTGTTACTTGatccatctttttctttttcaagacCCTTTACTCTTCATACAAAATACCAGCAAAcccaaacagagaagaagaaattgaaagaagcagctagagagaaagagagaagggttGTGGGTATCAGTGTTGTTGTTTCTTGCTTTGCTTTTGTTTTGAATTAGGGTTCAAGGTAGAATCAATTGGTACAATCCTTGAGGAAAGaaggggaaaggagaagaaggtttTGGGGAAAAGGGATC is drawn from Telopea speciosissima isolate NSW1024214 ecotype Mountain lineage chromosome 1, Tspe_v1, whole genome shotgun sequence and contains these coding sequences:
- the LOC122644047 gene encoding AT-hook motif nuclear-localized protein 24-like, which translates into the protein MDQVTASAHGHSLPPPFHTRNLHLHHPHPHLQQQQQQQHQYHHQQQQQQNSEDENSGSSGLNKGKKRDRADSNGNNNDDNNNEGREMVLSTGVGGGEGEMTRRPRGRPAGSKNKPKPPIIITRDSANALRSHVIEIANGCDIGESVATFARRRQRGVCILSGSGTVTNVTLRQPAAPGAVVTLHGRFEILSLSGSFLPPPAPPAATGLTIYLAGGQGQVVGGGVVGALLASGPVVIMAASFGNAAYERLPLEDEETPIPMPDGLESGMIDQQQQQQQQQQLMPDPNTPLFHGLPPNLLNPSQLPAEAYWATGRPPY